Proteins encoded by one window of Cydia fagiglandana chromosome Z, ilCydFagi1.1, whole genome shotgun sequence:
- the LOC134679133 gene encoding b(0,+)-type amino acid transporter 1-like isoform X2, whose product MLHHEQPHRNACNGSVHESGLVWRGCSAGFDAEDGATGALTDGNSNPGDKLEGSDSAQDDPVHLKRRVGLFSGVALIVGTMIGSGIFVSPSGLLERTGSVGISFIIWMACGLLSLLGALAYAELGTMNTSSGAEYAYFMDAFGGPPAFLFSWVSTLVLKPSQMAIICLSFAKYAVEPFVSECEPPDALVKLVAVISIVMILAVNCYSVNLATNVQNIFTAAKLVAIAIIVCGGAYKLILGNTRHLQEPNFSTSTATFGNIATAFYTGLWAYDGWNNLNYVTEEIMNPSKNLPLSIIIGIPLVTLCYALVNVSYLTVMSVSEMVDSEAVAVTFGNRLLGPMAWLMPLAVTISTFGSANGTLFVAGRLCFAASREGHLLDILSYVHVRRFTPAPGLIFHSLIAVAMVLYGTIDSLIDFFSFTAWIFYGGAMLALIVMRHTKPHAPRPYKVPIIIPYIVLLVSTYLVIAPIIQTPQWEYLYATGFIFGGMLVYLPFVKWGYSLPFMDKITVFLQMLLEVVPTSTTFEY is encoded by the exons GGAGCGTACACGAAAGCGGACTGGTATGGCGCGGGTGCTCCGCCGGCTTCGACGCCGAAGACGGCGCGACAGGAGCGCTCACCGACGGTAACTCCAATCCAGGAGACAAG TTGGAGGGGTCGGACTCAGCTCAGGACGACCCTGTTCACCTCAAGAGACGGGTGGGACTCTTCAGTGGGGTGGCTCTAATTGTCGGCACCATGATAG GATCTGGAATATTCGTCTCGCCCTCTGGGCTGTTGGAGCGCACTGGTTCGGTGGGCATCAGCTTCATCATTTGGATGGCGTGTGGCCTACTTTCGTTGCTGG GTGCGCTCGCGTACGCGGAGCTGGGAACTATGAACACGTCGTCGGGTGCCGAGTATGCGTACTTCATGGACGCCTTCGGAGGACCACCCGCGTTTCTATTTTCCTGG GTGTCAACTCTGGTGCTGAAACCGTCACAGATGGCAATCATCTGTCTGAGCTTCGCCAAGTACGCAGTGGAGCCGTTCGTTAGTGAATGCGAACCGCCCGATGCGCTTGTCAAACTGGTAGCGGTCATTTCAATAG TGATGATATTGGCGGTGAACTGCTACAGCGTGAACCTGGCCACAAACGTCCAAAACATCTTCACCGCTGCGAAGTTAGTCGCAATCGCCATCATCGTCTGCGGCGGCGCTTACAAACTGATATTAG GTAATACGCGACATTTACAGGAGCCCAACTTCTCGACTAGCACGGCCACCTTCGGCAACATTGCCACGGCCTTCTACACCGGCCTGTGGGCCTACGACGGCTGGAACAATCTCAACTATGTCACTGAAGAAATTATGAATCCATCCAA AAATCTCCCATTGAGCATTATAATTGGCATCCCACTGGTGACTCTGTGCTACGCGCTAGTGAACGTGTCCTACCTGACTGTGATGTCGGTGAGCGAGATGGTGGACAGCGAGGCGGTGGCCGTCACGTTCGGGAACCGATTGCTGGGCCCCATGGCGTGGCTCATGCCGTTGGCTGTCACCATATCGACGTTTGGCTCCGCGAACGGCACTCTGTTCGTGGCTGGAAG GTTGTGCTTCGCCGCATCCAGGGAGGGCCACTTGTTGGATATCCTCTCCTACGTCCACGTGCGCCGCTTCACACCAGCTCCGGGCCTTATTTTCCAT TCCCTGATCGCTGTTGCTATGGTGTTGTACGGAACTATAGACTCGCTGATTGATTTCTTCTCGTTCACGGCGTGGATATTCTACGGCGGCGCCATGCTAGCGTTGATCGTCATGAGACACACCAAGCCCCATGCACCGAGGCCCTATAAG GTGCCCATTATAATACCGTACATCGTACTTCTGGTGTCAACGTATTTGGTAATAGCTCCGATAATCCAGACGCCTCAGTGGGAATACCTGTACGCTACTGGTTTCATATTCGGAGGCATGTTGGTTTACCTACCCTTCGTGAAATGGGGTTATTCTCTGCCGTTCATGG ATAAAATTACCGTTTTCTTGCAAATGCTATTGGAGGTGGTGCCAACGTCGACGACATTTGAATATTAA
- the LOC134679133 gene encoding b(0,+)-type amino acid transporter 1-like isoform X1 encodes MREKLAALLRSAVRAPPASADKLRAGAIDPVIVFPDEGSVHESGLVWRGCSAGFDAEDGATGALTDGNSNPGDKLEGSDSAQDDPVHLKRRVGLFSGVALIVGTMIGSGIFVSPSGLLERTGSVGISFIIWMACGLLSLLGALAYAELGTMNTSSGAEYAYFMDAFGGPPAFLFSWVSTLVLKPSQMAIICLSFAKYAVEPFVSECEPPDALVKLVAVISIVMILAVNCYSVNLATNVQNIFTAAKLVAIAIIVCGGAYKLILGNTRHLQEPNFSTSTATFGNIATAFYTGLWAYDGWNNLNYVTEEIMNPSKNLPLSIIIGIPLVTLCYALVNVSYLTVMSVSEMVDSEAVAVTFGNRLLGPMAWLMPLAVTISTFGSANGTLFVAGRLCFAASREGHLLDILSYVHVRRFTPAPGLIFHSLIAVAMVLYGTIDSLIDFFSFTAWIFYGGAMLALIVMRHTKPHAPRPYKVPIIIPYIVLLVSTYLVIAPIIQTPQWEYLYATGFIFGGMLVYLPFVKWGYSLPFMDKITVFLQMLLEVVPTSTTFEY; translated from the exons GGAGCGTACACGAAAGCGGACTGGTATGGCGCGGGTGCTCCGCCGGCTTCGACGCCGAAGACGGCGCGACAGGAGCGCTCACCGACGGTAACTCCAATCCAGGAGACAAG TTGGAGGGGTCGGACTCAGCTCAGGACGACCCTGTTCACCTCAAGAGACGGGTGGGACTCTTCAGTGGGGTGGCTCTAATTGTCGGCACCATGATAG GATCTGGAATATTCGTCTCGCCCTCTGGGCTGTTGGAGCGCACTGGTTCGGTGGGCATCAGCTTCATCATTTGGATGGCGTGTGGCCTACTTTCGTTGCTGG GTGCGCTCGCGTACGCGGAGCTGGGAACTATGAACACGTCGTCGGGTGCCGAGTATGCGTACTTCATGGACGCCTTCGGAGGACCACCCGCGTTTCTATTTTCCTGG GTGTCAACTCTGGTGCTGAAACCGTCACAGATGGCAATCATCTGTCTGAGCTTCGCCAAGTACGCAGTGGAGCCGTTCGTTAGTGAATGCGAACCGCCCGATGCGCTTGTCAAACTGGTAGCGGTCATTTCAATAG TGATGATATTGGCGGTGAACTGCTACAGCGTGAACCTGGCCACAAACGTCCAAAACATCTTCACCGCTGCGAAGTTAGTCGCAATCGCCATCATCGTCTGCGGCGGCGCTTACAAACTGATATTAG GTAATACGCGACATTTACAGGAGCCCAACTTCTCGACTAGCACGGCCACCTTCGGCAACATTGCCACGGCCTTCTACACCGGCCTGTGGGCCTACGACGGCTGGAACAATCTCAACTATGTCACTGAAGAAATTATGAATCCATCCAA AAATCTCCCATTGAGCATTATAATTGGCATCCCACTGGTGACTCTGTGCTACGCGCTAGTGAACGTGTCCTACCTGACTGTGATGTCGGTGAGCGAGATGGTGGACAGCGAGGCGGTGGCCGTCACGTTCGGGAACCGATTGCTGGGCCCCATGGCGTGGCTCATGCCGTTGGCTGTCACCATATCGACGTTTGGCTCCGCGAACGGCACTCTGTTCGTGGCTGGAAG GTTGTGCTTCGCCGCATCCAGGGAGGGCCACTTGTTGGATATCCTCTCCTACGTCCACGTGCGCCGCTTCACACCAGCTCCGGGCCTTATTTTCCAT TCCCTGATCGCTGTTGCTATGGTGTTGTACGGAACTATAGACTCGCTGATTGATTTCTTCTCGTTCACGGCGTGGATATTCTACGGCGGCGCCATGCTAGCGTTGATCGTCATGAGACACACCAAGCCCCATGCACCGAGGCCCTATAAG GTGCCCATTATAATACCGTACATCGTACTTCTGGTGTCAACGTATTTGGTAATAGCTCCGATAATCCAGACGCCTCAGTGGGAATACCTGTACGCTACTGGTTTCATATTCGGAGGCATGTTGGTTTACCTACCCTTCGTGAAATGGGGTTATTCTCTGCCGTTCATGG ATAAAATTACCGTTTTCTTGCAAATGCTATTGGAGGTGGTGCCAACGTCGACGACATTTGAATATTAA